The proteins below are encoded in one region of Armatimonadota bacterium:
- a CDS encoding zinc ribbon domain-containing protein has product MPTYGYKCTQCEHEFEVLQKITDEPIKECPECRGEVKKLLFPVGIVFKGSGFHVNDYKKSEKKTENETMKPKAESIKETVESTTE; this is encoded by the coding sequence ATGCCTACATACGGATATAAGTGCACCCAGTGCGAGCACGAGTTCGAGGTACTCCAGAAGATCACCGACGAGCCAATCAAGGAGTGCCCGGAGTGCAGAGGTGAGGTCAAGAAGCTCCTGTTCCCGGTTGGCATAGTCTTCAAGGGCTCAGGGTTTCACGTCAACGACTACAAGAAGTCCGAGAAGAAAACCGAGAACGAGACAATGAAACCAAAAGCCGAGAGCATCAAGGAAACCGTTGAATCTACAACCGAGTAG
- a CDS encoding mandelate racemase, producing the protein MGNPRIAAIDAFPLRLPYLTEFKISRGSVGGPAAGAPHVYVRVTADTGDLGWGESRPSPRWSYETQESVVTTINNYLAPVLVGMDASDIEAVHAAMEREIAPGITVGQPVAKSGIDMALHDLNAKWVGVPLHSFLKQGAASRVRLSYLASVDSPGMAEKVTGEARAAGYEGFKVKIGIHPSLDVDILRAVKSAAGGAYLWADANQAYTVEDAVELSRKMAEIGVDVLEQPVAANDFLGLAELVDRSAVPIAVDESVFSVGDLEQLIRLKALDALVVKVSKMAGLTGASRCVERALDAGKWLLGSGLTETRLGLAASAHLYAAYGVEIPVDLNGPQFLADDPVVGGVSLDGAVVCLADTSGIGVEIDEARLQEFAAVMGN; encoded by the coding sequence ATGGGCAATCCCCGCATTGCGGCGATCGATGCTTTTCCTCTCAGGCTTCCTTACCTGACTGAGTTCAAGATATCGCGAGGCTCCGTCGGCGGCCCAGCCGCCGGAGCACCGCACGTGTACGTCCGTGTTACTGCCGACACAGGCGACTTGGGCTGGGGTGAATCGCGTCCCAGCCCTAGATGGAGCTATGAGACCCAGGAGTCGGTCGTGACGACGATCAACAACTACCTCGCGCCGGTGCTCGTCGGTATGGATGCGAGCGATATCGAGGCGGTGCATGCGGCCATGGAGCGAGAGATTGCTCCCGGGATCACAGTCGGGCAGCCGGTGGCGAAGTCCGGGATAGACATGGCGCTCCATGACCTGAATGCCAAGTGGGTTGGAGTCCCTCTGCATTCCTTCCTCAAGCAGGGAGCAGCGTCAAGGGTCAGACTGAGCTATCTCGCGAGCGTCGATTCGCCGGGGATGGCGGAGAAGGTTACTGGAGAAGCACGAGCCGCTGGATACGAGGGTTTTAAGGTCAAGATAGGTATCCATCCGTCGCTCGATGTCGACATCCTTCGAGCAGTCAAGTCCGCTGCCGGCGGCGCGTATCTCTGGGCTGACGCGAACCAGGCTTACACGGTCGAGGACGCCGTCGAACTGAGCCGCAAGATGGCTGAGATAGGTGTGGATGTCCTGGAGCAGCCCGTTGCCGCGAACGACTTCCTCGGCCTTGCGGAGTTGGTGGATCGCTCGGCCGTCCCGATCGCGGTGGACGAAAGTGTCTTCTCCGTCGGCGACTTGGAGCAGCTCATCCGGCTGAAGGCGCTCGACGCTCTGGTTGTCAAGGTATCGAAGATGGCCGGGTTGACGGGGGCCAGTAGGTGCGTCGAGCGCGCGCTCGACGCCGGGAAATGGCTGCTCGGTAGTGGACTGACCGAGACGCGTCTCGGCCTTGCCGCGAGCGCTCACCTCTACGCAGCATACGGTGTCGAGATACCGGTGGACCTCAACGGCCCGCAGTTCTTGGCAGACGATCCGGTCGTCGGTGGCGTATCGCTGGATGGCGCGGTCGTTTGCCTAGCTGATACTTCCGGGATCGGGGTGGAGATTGATGAAGCGAGGTTGCAGGAGTTCGCTGCCGTGATGGGCAACTAG